The Leptodactylus fuscus isolate aLepFus1 chromosome 1, aLepFus1.hap2, whole genome shotgun sequence nucleotide sequence aggtatctgtactacatttctatcatctatctgctgagcggagaggtatctgtactacatttctatcatctatctgctgagcggagaggtatctgtactacatttctatcatctatctgctgagcggagaggtaactgtactacatttctatcatctatctgctgagcggagaggtatctgtactacatttctatcatgtatctgctgagcggagaggtatctgtactacatttctatcatctatctgctgagcggagaggtatctgtactacatttctatcatctatctgctgagcggagaggtatctgtactacatgtctATCATGtagctgctgagcggagaggtatctgtactacatttctatcatctatctgctgagcggaggggtatctgtactacatttctatcatctccctgctgagcggagaggtatctgtactacatttctatcatctatctgctgagcggagaggtatctgtactacatttctatcatctatctgctgagcggagaggtatctgtactacatttctatcatctatctgctgagcggagaggtatctgtactacatttctatcatgtatctgctgagcggagaggtatctgtactacatttctatcatctcctcttcctcaggcatagtATATACTAGTATATACACGATTTCTGACGGCTGCAGATTCAGCGCCCGCCCGGGATCATCAGCGTGACCTTGTTACACACTCCAGGGGGCTGAATCTGTCTCAGGGGTTTATGGCCTTCTACAGGAACAAGCCCTCACATCACTAATCATAGACCCGGCTGAGCTGATGAGGAGCTTGCGAACTGATGATTTGTTTACTTGTCTGCACCaattcccctcccccctcccaccaGACAGTCTATTCCTAGGGGTCTCTTcatccttcagatattgtgtatatactagtatatactacgcctgaggaagaggccgagaGCCGCGGAAGCTTCTAATCTGTCGTCATCAGTTCGCCATTAAAGAAGGAATCAACGACTGAAGACTCCAAACGCAAAGACTCTTGTTTCTTATATTTCATATCCCTAAATGTGTCTCTCCATATACAGGTGTATACAATAGTGAGGAAGACATTGGGGGGCGGTGTGACTCCCATCATCCATCTCCAGGAGTCAGGAGGATGGAGCCGGGGCCCCACcatagagccaggaggaggaggcagcaggAGTCGGGGCCTCACcatagagccaggaggaggaggcagcaggAGTCGGAGCCCCACcatagagccaggaggaggaggcagcaggAGTCGGAGCCCCACCATAGcgcctccccctctctccctgatacatgagcagaagatcctagagatcacccacaagatgctggagctgctgactggagaggtgacagtgctgggaatgctgggacattatacagtaactggagggggcggggtgatgactgtatcattgtgttgtcaggttcctataaggtgtcaggatgtcgctgtctatttctccatggaggagtgggagtatttagaaggacacgaggatcggtacaaggaggtgatgatggaggacccccggCCCCAAATATCAGCAGGTTACTTATGTTAATATTCTAGCAGTATattgaaaaaataggaaaaggaGGGTATATCAGTCTGCATTTAATAAGATGTTATATAGTAGGTGACTCCATACAATGAATAGTCGCAGCATTATAAAACCCTATTCATACTGCCCACCTATATTATCTGTGAGTGCGGTGTGCAGAATTTCCAGTGTATTCTGTGAAATGAAGATTGACATTGCCCATCTCTATGATCTCTGAGTGCTGTGtgtagaatctccagtgtattccaGACTGACACTACTGGTCTGTACaatctgtgagtgctgtgtgcagaatctccagtgtattccaGACTGACACTACTGGTCTGTActatctgtgagtgctgtgtgcagaatctccagtgtattccaGACTGACACTACTGGTCTGTActatctgtgagtgctgtgtgcagaatctccagtgtattctacAAAGTGCAGAAACTGCTTGCTACAAACCTGTGAGAGTCAGCCCTTCTGACTCACACTACTGGACTGTACTATCTGTGAGACAGGTGGAAACAATGCAGTGCATGTGCAGCGTGGTGAGACTCCTCCCCCTCTGCAGAGGCAtgatgggaaatgtagtctgCATCAGTGAAAGTGTATCAGAGGTGACATAGGAGTCAGGATGGAAGACCATAAATGGGCTGTACATAGGGTGCCTTTAGAGTCAGCCCCATTGATGGCACAACCTCACCTACAGGCCACATGTCGTAGCGGAGGGTGAGGGGGCTGATATTTAATAATACAGTGAGTGTGAGTGCAGGAGGGGAGAGCCGCAGTAATTCTGTAATGTCCACAGGGGCCGAAAAATACAGGGGGAGAGGAAAGGTTTTGTCCAGGGTGCGGCAGCTCCTATAGCCTGCCATGATCACCTGTATCTGAGCCCTGAGGATGTGCTAAACCCCAGGAGTACGGCCTATAATGTGCTGGGACCTCTGtacagggggggaggggcagaaCATTGTAATCTCTGATGCTGAGAGACCCGTCTGGTACATTGTGTCCccacagatggatccagtaggagaaatcTCCCCGAGAGATGTTGtctgtattcccaggactgcccggaggagaatgtcccagaGGATCACCAGGTAGAGGACACTAAAGTCCCCGAAATCTGACCATAAAGTCATCACCCCCAAGATCATTGTACGTGTTCTTGTCTGTTTAGGGTATCAATCTGATTTATGTAAAGACTGAAGACGAGGAAGAGACGGAACATCATCAGGTAGGTGGCGCCgctgagccctggggcacatccATACATGTGCTGGATTCTACAGTGAATTGTTCCATCTGTCACATCAGGGAGAAGATCTGACTAATagtaaggaggaagaagaggaggaggagaggatgaggagccatcacctgtgtaagcgggaagaggaggaggaggaaatgcccGGAGGTGTTATCTCAGGTACAGGCTCATGGATGTGAAAGGTGAAGGCAGAGCTTCCCCTCATCAGATTGTGGCCATTACTACAGGACTGTCGCTGACAGTCACCACCCCTCACCCGCTCACTACTTATCACCAAGGACCTACCTTGTATATAATTTTGCATCCTTTTGGCCCCCAATAAGAAGGCAGCTCCTCAGTGTAGCCCTATAGGTCATAGGTTTAGGAATTGAGAAGTTATCTGACAACGCCACAGTGTCTTCTGACAACTCTGCACACATGGATATTGTGCGGGGGCAGATCCCGGCTGGTATAGGATAGTATGAGAGGTATAGAGGACTCGATCACCAGACACCGATGTGCTATTCGAGGGTCATCAAGTCCAGGTTTGTGTAATACAAAGGCCGGAGTCATGCCGGGGGATTTTGGCGCCATTTGTAGTTTGGAGCACATTCATAAGGAGGCGGCACTATAAGGCAGGGACTTCATCCTGCGGGACCCACTTATGGCTTTATTGCAAAACTGCGCGTGTGTATACAGCCTCATGAAGTTTAATGTCTTGATCATATAAAATCCATTTTTATCTTAACAGAAAATCCCGGTAATAGTTGTGAGGGGAGCGTCGTGATAATGCTGAATTATAAAGtagaagatgaagatatgatggagcgctccGCAAGAGAAAACCTCTTTACCcctaatgtacatccaggacgtcacaatatagatccatcatataatcccccgaatcatgaggaaccttctCCTGACCAATCACAGACTACGAGCACAAGGGTTAATAGGCCCCAATCTCATCAACAGGTCACAAAAAGCTCAGGACTTCTTCAACAGAGAAAATTTCACACAAGAGAGAAGCCATActcctgttcagaatgtggcaagtgctttacagataaatcaagtcttgtcagacatgagagaattcacacaggagagaagccctaTTCATGTTCATTGTGTGGGAAGAGCTTTACCAATAAATCACATCTTGTCAAACATGAAagaatccacacaggagagaagccatattcatgttcgctTTGTGAGAGATGTTTTAAagataaatcaagtcttgttagaCATGagcgaattcacacaggagagaaaccatatgcctgccctgaatgtgggaaatcttttacccagaaatcagatcttgttacacatgagagaagtcacacaggggagaagccatacacatgttcagaatgtggaaagcgCTTTACAGATAGATCAAATCttattatacatcagagaattcacacgggagagaagccatatccatgttcagaatgtgggaaatgttttacagataaatcaaaccttgttatacatcagagaatccacacgggggagaagccatactCGTGCTTggaatgcgggaaatgttttattactaAAACTGGACTTCGTGATCATCAgagaatccacacaggagagaaaccgtatccgtgttcagaatgtgggaagtgttttatgGATAAATCAAGTCTTggtaaacatcagagaattcacacaggagagaagccataacCATGTCCTGTATGAGGAATGAGGAAATTACATGTCAAATACCTCAAAGAATTTGTGTGTGTGGGAAATGCTAAaagggagcaaaaaaaaaaatcacctgatAAAGATTTTATTTCTGTATATACAGACCTAGgatggacggacggacggacagcgAGTACAGGATTGATGCTGTAGCAGATGTGACATCTCAATATCTGACCGTTATTTATACAATAGAAAAAGATGAGGGAGCAAAAAATCCAAATAAATAGACTCATAATTTATTACAAAAAACCTTCTCCCTCCGTCCTGAGCAGATTTATCACCTCCCTCAAGATGACGGCATGTTATTGTATTTAAGACGCGCCCCCCGCCTATATGATCCTGGTCTTAGTCCAAGGCCACACCTTGCAGATTGAATTTTTATTAAAAGAGAACGTggcaccaaatttttttttaaaacaattttttttttagaaacattttaaaaatctttaaaaaaataaataaatctcattCTACTTCGTCCTAATAACAGTGTCAGACTGTGGGGGGTTTTCattgcagcagtgacctcatttcCATCACTGATAGAAGATAACGCCtctcatgacatcactactgaccTCAGTGAGTCGCCTCTAGTCTGTGgctggccatgactatgctgtaaagcagatcactaaatgctgttatccGAGCAGAGAAGTTCTGGGATGAAGGCCACCCCCGTCATCAAAAAATGTACAATCAGGAAATTGAAACTGATTTCATAATTAAAAAGTTCAGGGCATCGGCCTCACGTCGCGGCTTTCTGCTTCTCTGTATAACGGCCCGTGCAGTAACAACTCTTTCCTGAAGAAGACGCCGGTGAGTTATGTAGCAGAGGCTTTACCTGGAGGTCAGAGACGACGACGCATGACAAGGTAATGGCGTCTATACAAGGAACAATAATAAAACAAAGACACTGAGTGCAGCGGCCATACCCCTGGAAAACACCCGGAGCCTTCACTCTCCCACATCCAGCTCCCTTTATGTCCCATTAGTTCTGTGGCCGATTTGCTTTTTGCAGTGTCTTAGACATCCTGGAGGCCGCTGTCTGCTTATACgcctccttaaagggaatgtcctcaGGAATCAAACTAttcaccagcctgatgaagggaccttctAATAGTCCTGAAAGCTCGCAATATCTCAGCATTTTTAGCTGTTGTTAGCCATCAACTAGAGAGTAGGGAAATATTCGGGATTCGATTCGAGCAgatcctcaatattcaactaatcAAACGACtatcgagccccattatagtctatggggaaaaaatgctcgtttcagggaaaccaaaatccgACTAGTTggtgtcaccaagtccactatgacaccccaggaaatgatgcaacacctctgcaatgtaactgggccagcagggggcgcatgtctgggggcatctaacacaccaaagcccctctattaccccactatcacagtctaacaactacacactatacacactcactacaacctctatcacagtggggggaaatacccggaaaccttctttcctccacaatactatggacagaaacccaaattttaagctaaagaagcattaccaagcccccctttatatcactttgcccatgacaaccacagatggcacaggcaatgggaaatccttcagtccccccctgacctgtcattgtgtgtgatgtggtgagacctcaaaAAATACCTTTTGTGGCTCTtgaggtgagccctcccaaaaTAAGaaagaggcccttaagctgagccatacaagaatttacttttcaggcccttggggtgagttgagccttttaggaGCAGAGTATTATGTTCTTTGctctttaaatttcgtttttcaatgctgatggtggaggaggaggaggaactggtgagctggagcagaaacatggaacttcatgtcggggtgcttgacactggtggagatGTAAATCCTGGAGAGTTTTCAGGCTAGCTGCGGCTACTGTAGTCttacgaaagtgggtgcacaagccccgcactttcaccagtagctcaggcacattggggtaggtttttatAAACCTTTTCACCACCAAGTTGAAACCGTTGGCCAGGCATGGaaagtgtttgagtctggcaagctccagagctgctaccagattccggccattatcacacacgaccatgcctgggcccaggtgcagcggcgaaaaccacattgctgtctccTCTAGGCtgacatccctcacctcggaggcagtgtgctgtctgtcccccaatctgatgagctttagcacagcctgctgacgtctccccacgccagtgctgcagcatttccagcaggtagctggggttgatgttacagaggaggagggtggtttgtgagaacccctgccaggaatcttgggcagggagaggaggcaggccgccccagtttgcgacccagtcccagcctctactacattcacccagtgtgccgtaaGTGAGATGTAGTGCCCctgtccgcatgcgcttgtccacgcgttggtggtcaagtggaccttagtgcaaagcgcCAAACtcagggcctgcctgatgttatgcGACcaggcacaccaggagaagtagggacggcatagtgagatgccgcagctgccatcaggtcacagaaggcctaaGTCTCCATAAGCCTGAACAGCAAGATTTCCAGGGCCAGTAGTTTGGAGATGTgaccgtttaaggcttgtgcatgtgggtgagtagtgctgtacttttgcctgagctcaaacgtctgggagatggtgggttgcagggaagaggtgcatgatggtgcaggtaaaggagcagaggcaggaaaaggggaggatgagggtgaagtccccaaagtggcagaggcagatgtggagtgtCCAGGCTGATGAttatcctgcgtttgctctctcccactgagcccagtgcttgccttccaaatgacggcgcatggctgagaTGGCCAGGTtgttcttctcagagcccctatccagttttgagttgcacagtgtgcaaaccgcactcagtttgtccaCACCaatgaggaacgtggcctcggtgggggagtttttctcaagtggctagtacagggaatatcttgggccttgctggctctggcctggcttctgtgaagcagctgtcctctgcctctggacatgcctctgcctctagccacctctttggtgctgcgcttgcctccacatctacattgctttccccgctagatatcacccctgtccaggtcgggtcggtcACCTCGTcgcccaccacctcctcttccacttCCTCTTTCagttcctcctcctgcacaccgcacataacaACAGCCTGCTCTGAtgggaactgtgtctcgtcatcatcactgaggacgggttgctggtccacaaccacaaaatcagcaggagatggcggatgctccagtgtttggacatcaggacacacaaattcGTTTGTTAGtttctgggattcgggaagtggtcaGAGTcaaagagtggaaaaggaccataaaacagctcctgggagaggaaaagggtgggatgactctgctgggaagattgggcatgttgggaggaaggaggggcagacttggGTAGGAACACAACTGGAGGtaactggctggtgcaaatgccactggaagcattatccgctagccattgtaactcctgttcctggtgctcggccctattcagtgttgtaccctgcaccctgcttaacgttcCTATCAAGCTAGAGATTGTGGAGAggcgcaatgctggctgccctCTCCAGTAGGCATTAGATCCACAGTAGCTTGACCGCagcctgggcccccagctggatttccacgccccgtcctcgtccctttgcgctagTCTTACGCATttctagtatataacaggagatggaCAAGGTACATAGCGccccaaatacctctgtatgttagaggtatatactgagcttaaaacaggtatatacagtcctatgaaaaagtttgggcacccctattaatcttaatcatttttagttctaaatattttggtatttgcagcagccatttcagtttgatatatctaataactgatggacacagtaatatttcaggattgaaatgaggtttattgtactaacagaaaatgtgcaatatgcattaaaccaaaatttgaccggtgcaaaagtatgggcacctcaacagaaaagtgacattaatatttagtagatcctccttttgcaaagataacagcctctagtcgcttcctgtagctgttaatcagttcctggatcctggatgaagggattttggaccattcctctttacaaaacaatacaagttcagttaagtttgatggtcgccgagcatggacagcccgctctcaaatgatctgaaaacaaagattgttcaacatagttgttcaggggaaagatacaaaaagttgtctcagagatttaacctgtcacctgggcacctcaacagaaaagtgacattaacatttagtagatcctccttttgcaaagataacagcctctagtcgcttcctgtagcttttaatcagttcctggatcctggatgaaggtattttggacaaacaattcaagttcagttaagttagatggtcaccgagcatggacagcccgcttccaatcatcccacagatgttcaatgatattcaggtctggggactgggatggccattccagaacattgtaattgttcctctgcatgaatgcctgaggatttggagcggtgttttggatcattgtcttgctgaaatatccatccccggcgtaacttcaacttcgtcactgattcttgaacattattctcaagaatctgctgtgaccctcaactttaacaagattcccggtgccggcattggccaaacagccccaaagcatgatggaacctccaccaaattttacagtgggtagcatgtgtttttcttggaatgctgtttttttggacgccatgcataacgcctttttgtatgaccaaacaactcaatctttgtttcaacagtccacaggcttgtccaaatgtgcttttgcatacctcaggcgactctatttgtggcgtacgtgcagaaacggcttctttctcatcactctcccatacagcttctccttgtgcaaagtgcgctgtatagttggccgatgcacagtgacaccatctgcagcaagatgatgctgcagctctttggaggtgtctgtggattgtccttgactcttctcaccattcttcttctctgcctttctgatatttttcttggcctgccacttctgggcttaacaagaactgtccctgtgctcttccatttccttactatgttcctcacagtggaaactgacaggttaaatctctgagacaactttttgtatctttcccctgaacaactatgttgaacaatctttgttttcagatcatttgagagcgggctgtccatgctcggcgaccatcaaacttaactgaacttgaattgttttgtagaaagaaatggtccaaaatcccttcatccaggatccaggaactgattaaaagctacaggaagcgactagaggctgttatctgtgcaaaaggaggatctactaaatattaatgtcacttttctgttgaggtgcccatacttttgcaccagtcaaattttggtttaatgcatattgcacattttctgttagtacaataaacctcatttcaatcctgaaatattactgtgtccatcagttattagatatatcaaactgaaatggctgctgcaaacaccaaaatatttagaactaaaaatgattaagaataataggggtgcccaaactttttcataggactgtaacaggagatgggcaaggtataatgggggtgtcacggagcaaaggtatacgtcttcctccggatggtcttttgaatcaacagggacgcaagaggtcgggagac carries:
- the LOC142197078 gene encoding uncharacterized protein LOC142197078 gives rise to the protein MLELLTGEVPIRCQDVAVYFSMEEWEYLEGHEDRYKEVMMEDPRPQISADGSSRRNLPERCCLYSQDCPEENVPEDHQGINLIYVKTEDEEETEHHQGEDLTNSKEEEEEEERMRSHHLCKREEEEEEMPGGVISENPGNSCEGSVVIMLNYKVEDEDMMERSARENLFTPNVHPGRHNIDPSYNPPNHEEPSPDQSQTTSTRVNRPQSHQQVTKSSGLLQQRKFHTREKPYSCSECGKCFTDKSSLVRHERIHTGEKPYSCSLCGKSFTNKSHLVKHERIHTGEKPYSCSLCERCFKDKSSLVRHERIHTGEKPYACPECGKSFTQKSDLVTHERSHTGEKPYTCSECGKRFTDRSNLIIHQRIHTGEKPYPCSECGKCFTDKSNLVIHQRIHTGEKPYSCLECGKCFITKTGLRDHQRIHTGEKPYPCSECGKCFMDKSSLGKHQRIHTGEKP